A genomic region of Streptomyces sp. NBC_00162 contains the following coding sequences:
- a CDS encoding MbtH family protein produces the protein MAVNPFDDEDGEFYVVVNDEEQHALWPTFAVVPDGWRVVAGPAGRARSIAYVEENWTDLRPRSLREATPAS, from the coding sequence ATGGCAGTGAACCCGTTCGACGACGAGGACGGCGAGTTCTACGTGGTGGTCAACGACGAGGAGCAGCACGCGCTGTGGCCCACGTTCGCCGTCGTGCCCGACGGCTGGCGCGTCGTGGCCGGCCCGGCGGGGCGGGCGCGGAGCATCGCGTACGTCGAGGAGAACTGGACCGACCTGCGGCCGCGGAGCCTGCGCGAGGCGACGCCGGCGTCCTGA
- a CDS encoding methyltransferase has product MAPLTNARQRPTSRFEEAEAALRAQEGVAQAAVVSREDRLGERRLVAYVVPGVPDADVTRHVEKWRAVYDEMYGDTAADNGIGEDFTGWNSAYTREPIPLPQMRQWRASAVERVRALEARRVLEIGVGSGLLLGPLAPETEAYWATDFSDAVIERLGAQVAAEPRLKDRVTLRCQPADSADGLPAEYFDTVLLNSVVQYFPDAAYLSAVLDVALRRLAPGGRILVGDVRNHGTLREFLTAVHHAQRPGDEPSAVRAAVARAVLRETELHLDPGFFTEWADAHDEVAAVDVRLKPGPDGNELTRHRYEVVLHKRLSTPTHLADVPAVTWGSDVHQVSGLEAELARHGGRLRLTRIPNARLVSEAAECGAPATAEGTPLDPHALETWGREHGRAVLCTWSAEAPGWFEAVIVPADGRHCYGGVYRPLDTRARPLANVPGASRRASRLPAVLRRELAAELPGHLVPDDIVVIAHLPLTADGTVDRAALPEPN; this is encoded by the coding sequence ATGGCGCCCCTCACGAACGCGCGACAGCGCCCCACCAGCCGGTTCGAGGAGGCCGAGGCCGCGCTCCGCGCGCAGGAGGGCGTGGCGCAGGCGGCCGTGGTCTCCCGCGAGGACCGGCTCGGGGAGCGGCGCCTGGTGGCGTACGTCGTACCCGGGGTGCCGGACGCGGACGTGACCCGGCACGTGGAGAAGTGGCGCGCGGTCTACGACGAGATGTACGGCGACACCGCGGCGGACAACGGGATCGGCGAAGACTTCACCGGATGGAACAGTGCCTACACGCGCGAACCCATCCCCCTGCCGCAGATGCGCCAGTGGCGCGCGTCCGCGGTGGAGCGGGTGCGCGCTCTGGAGGCGCGCCGGGTGCTGGAGATCGGGGTGGGCTCCGGGCTGCTGCTCGGGCCGCTGGCACCGGAAACCGAGGCCTACTGGGCCACCGACTTCTCCGACGCGGTCATCGAACGGCTCGGCGCCCAGGTCGCCGCGGAGCCGCGGCTGAAGGACAGGGTGACACTGCGGTGCCAGCCCGCCGACTCCGCCGACGGACTGCCGGCGGAGTACTTCGACACGGTGCTCCTCAACTCGGTCGTGCAGTACTTCCCCGACGCCGCCTACCTCTCGGCCGTCCTGGACGTCGCGCTCCGGCGGCTCGCCCCGGGCGGCCGGATCCTCGTCGGCGACGTCCGCAACCACGGCACCCTGCGGGAGTTCCTGACGGCCGTCCACCACGCCCAGCGCCCCGGTGACGAGCCGTCCGCCGTGCGGGCGGCGGTCGCCCGCGCCGTGCTCCGCGAGACGGAACTCCACCTCGATCCGGGCTTCTTCACCGAGTGGGCCGACGCGCACGACGAGGTCGCGGCCGTGGACGTCCGGCTCAAGCCCGGACCGGACGGGAACGAACTCACCCGCCACCGCTACGAAGTCGTCCTGCACAAGCGGTTGAGCACGCCGACGCACCTCGCGGACGTCCCCGCCGTCACCTGGGGCTCGGACGTGCACCAGGTGTCCGGCCTGGAGGCCGAGCTGGCCCGGCACGGCGGCCGCCTGCGGCTGACCCGGATACCGAACGCCAGGCTGGTGAGCGAGGCGGCCGAATGCGGGGCCCCCGCCACGGCGGAAGGCACGCCCCTCGACCCGCACGCGCTGGAGACCTGGGGCCGGGAGCACGGCCGCGCCGTCCTGTGCACCTGGTCGGCCGAGGCGCCCGGCTGGTTCGAGGCGGTGATCGTGCCCGCGGACGGCAGGCACTGCTACGGCGGGGTGTACCGGCCCCTGGACACCCGGGCCAGGCCGCTCGCCAACGTGCCCGGGGCCTCCCGCCGGGCCTCGAGGCTGCCGGCGGTGCTGCGGCGGGAACTGGCGGCCGAACTGCCCGGCCACCTGGTGCCGGACGACATCGTGGTCATCGCCCACCTGCCGCTGACCGCCGACGGCACGGTAGACCGCGCCGCGCTCCCCGAACCGAACTGA